From Methylobacterium radiodurans, a single genomic window includes:
- the glgB gene encoding 1,4-alpha-glucan branching protein GlgB, whose protein sequence is MTAIDDSFASGTESGSAPPRAAEAPPPAARPSLHPDAIKAVMAADHGDPFGILGAHQVGPGAWEIRAVLPEARAASLLTTGRSIPFERRHPDGFFVAPVKSEGRPLYEIEVELWDGTRRKRYDPYSFGSSIEQHDVNALREVGTNVVYRVLGAQLGNLDGIDGFRFAVWAPNARRVSVVGDFNEWDGRRHPMRQWQDGGVWELFVPGLKVGQAYKFEIRGPDGSLLPLKADPVAFRAQHPPETASVLNGSTRYEWQDKGWMETRGARDPRHSAISIYEVHLGSWARVPDEGNRYLTYKEMTERLIPYVKEMGFTHIELLPITEYPFDGSWGYQPVSLFAPTSRFGTPEEFAAFVDAAHEAGIGILLDWVPGHFPLDAHGLGLFDGTHLYEHADPRQGFHQDWGTYIYNFGRTEVATFLAANARFWLEHYHLDGLRVDAVASMLYLDYSRRAGEWIPNQYGGNENLDAINFLRATNEATYSHAPGTITVAEESTSWPGVSHPTYTGGLGFGFKWNMGWMHDTLQFISKEPIHRRYHHHDLTFGLLYAFSENFVLPLSHDEVVHGKGSLLGKMPGDRWQKFANLRAYFGFMWGHPGKKLLFMGGEFGQEREWNHNQSLDWHLLDDPLHRGVKDAIRDLNRLYTSTPALYSRDVEAAGFQWLVADDQDNSVIAWARKGKEPGEIAIVVSNFTPVPREGYRIGVPEAGFYREAFNSDAEIYGGSNVGNQGGLHSDDSPSHGQAQSLNLTLPPLATTIFVLQR, encoded by the coding sequence ATGACGGCGATCGACGACAGCTTCGCGAGCGGAACCGAGAGCGGATCTGCGCCGCCCCGGGCCGCCGAGGCGCCGCCGCCCGCCGCGCGTCCGAGCCTGCACCCGGACGCGATCAAGGCGGTTATGGCCGCCGACCACGGCGACCCCTTCGGGATCCTCGGTGCGCATCAGGTCGGGCCGGGCGCCTGGGAGATCCGGGCGGTCCTGCCCGAGGCACGCGCCGCGTCGCTGCTGACCACCGGCCGGAGCATCCCGTTCGAGCGACGCCACCCGGACGGTTTCTTCGTCGCCCCAGTGAAGAGCGAGGGCCGTCCGCTCTACGAGATCGAGGTCGAGCTCTGGGACGGGACGCGACGCAAGCGCTACGACCCCTACAGCTTCGGCTCATCGATCGAGCAGCACGACGTCAACGCCCTGCGCGAGGTTGGCACCAACGTCGTCTACCGCGTGCTTGGCGCGCAGCTCGGCAACCTCGACGGCATCGACGGCTTCCGCTTCGCCGTCTGGGCGCCGAACGCCCGGCGCGTCAGCGTCGTCGGCGACTTCAACGAGTGGGACGGCCGCCGCCACCCGATGCGGCAGTGGCAGGACGGCGGTGTCTGGGAGCTGTTCGTGCCGGGCCTCAAGGTGGGCCAGGCCTACAAGTTCGAGATCCGCGGCCCCGACGGTTCCCTGCTGCCGCTGAAGGCCGACCCGGTCGCCTTCCGGGCCCAGCACCCGCCGGAGACGGCCTCCGTCCTTAATGGCTCCACCCGCTACGAGTGGCAGGACAAGGGTTGGATGGAGACGCGGGGCGCGCGCGACCCCCGCCACAGCGCCATCTCGATCTACGAGGTGCATCTCGGCTCGTGGGCGCGGGTGCCGGACGAGGGCAACCGCTATCTGACCTACAAGGAGATGACCGAGCGGCTCATCCCCTACGTCAAGGAGATGGGCTTCACCCATATCGAGCTGCTGCCGATCACCGAGTACCCGTTCGACGGGTCGTGGGGCTACCAGCCGGTCTCGCTCTTCGCGCCGACGAGCCGCTTCGGCACGCCCGAGGAGTTCGCGGCCTTCGTGGATGCGGCGCACGAGGCCGGCATCGGCATCCTGCTGGACTGGGTGCCGGGCCACTTCCCGCTCGACGCGCACGGTCTCGGCCTGTTCGACGGCACGCATCTCTACGAGCACGCCGACCCGCGCCAGGGCTTCCACCAGGATTGGGGCACCTACATCTACAATTTCGGGCGCACCGAGGTCGCGACCTTCCTGGCCGCCAACGCCCGGTTCTGGCTGGAGCACTACCACCTCGACGGCCTGCGCGTGGATGCGGTCGCGTCGATGCTCTACTTGGATTACTCGCGCCGCGCGGGTGAGTGGATCCCGAACCAGTACGGCGGCAACGAGAACCTCGACGCGATCAACTTCTTGCGCGCGACCAACGAGGCGACCTACAGCCACGCGCCCGGCACCATCACGGTGGCGGAGGAATCGACCTCCTGGCCCGGCGTCTCGCACCCGACCTACACGGGTGGCCTCGGCTTCGGCTTCAAGTGGAACATGGGGTGGATGCACGACACCCTGCAGTTCATCTCGAAGGAGCCGATCCACCGGCGCTACCACCACCACGACTTGACCTTCGGCCTGCTCTACGCCTTCTCCGAGAACTTCGTGCTGCCGCTCTCCCACGACGAGGTGGTGCACGGGAAGGGCTCGCTGCTCGGCAAGATGCCGGGCGACCGCTGGCAGAAATTCGCGAATCTCCGCGCGTATTTCGGCTTCATGTGGGGGCACCCGGGCAAGAAGCTGCTCTTCATGGGCGGCGAGTTCGGCCAGGAGCGCGAGTGGAACCACAACCAGTCCCTCGACTGGCACCTGCTCGACGATCCGCTGCACCGGGGCGTCAAGGACGCGATCCGCGACCTGAACCGGCTCTACACCTCGACCCCGGCCCTCTACAGCCGCGACGTTGAGGCCGCCGGCTTCCAGTGGCTGGTGGCCGACGACCAGGACAACAGCGTCATCGCCTGGGCCCGTAAGGGGAAGGAGCCGGGCGAGATCGCGATCGTGGTCTCGAACTTCACGCCCGTGCCCCGCGAGGGCTACCGCATCGGCGTGCCGGAGGCAGGCTTCTACCGTGAGGCCTTCAATTCGGACGCCGAAATCTATGGCGGCTCGAATGTCGGAAACCAGGGCGGCCTGCACAGCGACGACAGCCCGAGCCACGGCCAGGCGCAGTCCCTGAACCTGACCCTGCCGCCGCTCGCCACCACGATCTTCGTGTTGCAGCGCTGA
- a CDS encoding alpha-amylase family glycosyl hydrolase, with protein MTETVWWKRGTVYQVYPRSFQDSDGDGVGDLKGITRRLDYLAWLGVDAVWISPVYPSPMADFGYDVADYCGIDPLFGSLTDFDELVSEAHRRKLKVILDFVPNHSSIAHPWFAEARASRDNPRRDWYIWRDPAPDGGPPNNWLSNFGGPAWTLDPTTGQYYYHAFLREQPDLNWRNPAVRAAMYDALRFWLERGVDGFRVDVIWHLMKDEAFRDNPANPHFAEHLPEINRFHQVYSADRPEVLDVIAEMRAVLRAYGERVLIGEIYLPLERLMAYYGPDLSGADMPFNFQLIQTPWRADAVQELVENYEAGLPEGGWPNWVLGNHDQPRIAARIGADQARIAAMLLLTLRGTPTLYYGDEIGLGHVPIPPDRVRDPWEINEPGHGRDPERTPMQWEAAPQAGFSTAEPWLPLSADHETRNVECLQDVPGSILTLYRHLLALRREHPALAVGSYRTVPLGLPDLFAYDRADGDTLLRVILNLGDAARTIPMPADETWRVLLSSRPGRRGERAAAELSLGGAEGLILQRG; from the coding sequence ATGACCGAGACCGTCTGGTGGAAGCGCGGCACCGTCTATCAGGTCTATCCCCGCTCGTTCCAGGACAGCGACGGCGACGGCGTCGGCGACCTCAAGGGCATCACGCGCCGGCTCGACTACCTCGCCTGGCTCGGCGTCGACGCAGTCTGGATCTCCCCGGTCTACCCGTCGCCGATGGCCGATTTCGGCTACGACGTGGCGGATTATTGCGGCATCGATCCCCTGTTCGGATCGCTCACCGATTTCGACGAACTGGTGTCGGAGGCCCATCGGCGCAAGCTGAAGGTGATCCTCGACTTCGTGCCGAACCACTCCTCGATCGCCCATCCGTGGTTCGCGGAGGCGCGGGCCTCGCGGGACAACCCGCGGCGCGACTGGTACATCTGGCGCGATCCCGCGCCCGACGGCGGGCCGCCCAACAACTGGCTCTCGAATTTCGGCGGCCCGGCCTGGACACTCGATCCCACGACCGGCCAGTACTACTACCACGCCTTCCTGCGCGAGCAGCCGGACCTGAACTGGCGCAACCCCGCCGTGCGGGCGGCGATGTACGACGCCCTGCGCTTCTGGCTGGAGCGGGGCGTCGACGGGTTCCGGGTCGACGTGATCTGGCACCTGATGAAGGACGAGGCGTTCCGCGACAACCCGGCCAATCCGCACTTCGCCGAGCACCTGCCGGAGATCAACCGCTTCCATCAGGTCTACTCCGCCGACCGGCCGGAGGTGCTCGACGTCATCGCCGAGATGCGCGCCGTGCTGCGCGCCTACGGGGAGCGGGTGCTGATCGGCGAGATCTACCTGCCGCTGGAGCGGCTGATGGCCTATTACGGCCCCGACCTCTCGGGCGCCGACATGCCCTTCAACTTCCAGCTCATCCAGACGCCCTGGCGCGCGGACGCGGTGCAGGAACTGGTGGAGAACTACGAGGCTGGATTGCCCGAGGGCGGCTGGCCGAACTGGGTGCTCGGCAACCACGACCAGCCCCGCATCGCGGCCCGCATCGGCGCGGATCAGGCCCGCATCGCCGCGATGCTGCTCCTGACCCTGCGCGGCACCCCGACCCTCTATTACGGCGACGAGATCGGCCTCGGTCACGTCCCGATCCCGCCCGACCGTGTGCGCGACCCCTGGGAGATCAACGAGCCGGGCCACGGCCGCGACCCGGAGCGGACGCCGATGCAGTGGGAGGCGGCGCCGCAGGCCGGATTCAGCACGGCCGAGCCCTGGCTGCCGCTCTCCGCCGACCACGAGACGCGCAATGTCGAGTGCCTGCAGGACGTGCCGGGCTCCATCCTGACGCTCTACCGCCATCTGCTGGCGCTGCGCCGCGAGCACCCTGCCCTCGCGGTGGGCAGCTACCGCACGGTTCCGCTCGGATTGCCCGATCTCTTCGCCTACGACCGGGCGGACGGTGACACGCTGCTGCGGGTGATCCTGAACCTCGGCGACGCCGCGCGAACGATCCCGATGCCGGCGGACGAGACGTGGCGGGTGCTTCTGTCCAGCCGGCCGGGACGGCGGGGCGAGCGGGCGGCGGCCGAGCTGTCCCTCGGCGGCGCCGAGGGTCTGATCTTGCAGCGCGGCTGA
- the glgA gene encoding glycogen synthase GlgA, translated as MSFWGCSGDESHEPQRSPASDPPLDSRTSLQPRVLFATPEMADFVKTGGLGEVAGALPRALRRDFDVRVLIPGYRQVRAAHPDIPVVARLNGYAGVPACDLGLIETDDGLQIYVLLNADLFEREGTPYGDAGGDFGDNDLRFARLSLAAAEIAVGSDPAWRADLLHLNDWQAALAPAYLAWRGLRVPSVLTIHNLAYQGLFPQANLGRLGMPDSAFQVNGVEFYGQLSFLKAGIYYASYVTTVSETYAREIQTPDMGCGLDGLLRTRASQGRLAGILNGIDESWDPRTDPHLATRFEADDWKGKRANAEAVRQHFGLAVSRGPLFAIVSRLVHQKGIDLSIQAAETIVAEGGQMVVIGQGEGRFENALRNLARRYPEAVGVHVGFDEADARRMFAGSDFLLMPSRFEPCGLAQMYAQRFGSLPIVRRTGGLADTVEDGVTGFSFAERDEGGLGGAVRRALDTFGQKKRLNTMRRTAMGRSFGWDNSAAHYAALYARAFGNAASRWRAA; from the coding sequence ATGAGTTTCTGGGGTTGTTCGGGCGATGAGAGCCACGAGCCGCAGCGTTCCCCTGCATCCGATCCACCCCTCGATTCTCGAACGTCGCTCCAGCCGCGCGTGCTGTTCGCGACGCCCGAGATGGCAGACTTCGTTAAGACCGGCGGCCTCGGCGAAGTCGCGGGTGCGCTGCCGCGTGCATTGCGCCGCGACTTCGACGTCCGTGTCCTGATCCCGGGCTACCGGCAGGTGCGCGCGGCGCATCCCGACATACCGGTCGTGGCCCGCCTCAACGGATATGCGGGCGTACCCGCCTGCGACCTAGGCCTGATCGAGACCGATGACGGGCTGCAGATCTACGTTCTCCTCAACGCCGACCTGTTCGAGCGCGAGGGCACACCCTACGGCGATGCGGGCGGTGATTTCGGCGACAACGACCTGCGCTTCGCCCGGCTCAGCCTCGCGGCGGCCGAGATCGCGGTCGGTTCCGACCCGGCCTGGCGCGCCGACCTCCTCCATCTCAACGACTGGCAGGCGGCGCTGGCCCCGGCCTACCTGGCGTGGCGCGGCCTGCGCGTGCCGAGCGTGCTGACGATCCACAATCTCGCCTACCAGGGCCTGTTCCCCCAAGCCAATCTCGGCCGGCTCGGCATGCCGGACTCCGCCTTCCAGGTGAACGGCGTCGAGTTCTACGGGCAGCTCTCCTTCCTGAAGGCCGGGATCTACTACGCCTCCTACGTCACCACCGTGAGCGAGACCTACGCCCGCGAGATCCAGACGCCCGACATGGGATGCGGCCTCGACGGCCTGCTGCGGACGCGGGCGAGCCAGGGCCGGCTCGCCGGCATCCTCAACGGCATCGACGAGAGCTGGGACCCGCGCACCGACCCGCACCTCGCCACCCGTTTCGAGGCCGACGACTGGAAGGGCAAGCGCGCCAACGCCGAGGCCGTGCGCCAGCATTTCGGCCTCGCGGTCTCGCGCGGACCGCTCTTCGCCATCGTGTCGCGGCTGGTGCACCAGAAGGGTATCGACCTCTCGATCCAGGCCGCCGAGACCATCGTGGCCGAGGGCGGCCAGATGGTGGTGATCGGCCAGGGCGAGGGCCGCTTCGAGAACGCCCTGCGCAACCTCGCCCGCCGGTATCCGGAGGCGGTCGGCGTGCATGTGGGCTTCGACGAGGCGGATGCGCGCCGGATGTTCGCCGGCAGCGATTTCCTGCTGATGCCCTCGCGCTTCGAGCCCTGCGGCCTCGCCCAGATGTACGCCCAGCGTTTCGGCTCGCTGCCGATCGTGCGACGCACCGGCGGCCTCGCCGACACGGTCGAGGATGGGGTGACGGGCTTCAGCTTCGCCGAGCGGGACGAGGGCGGCCTCGGTGGCGCGGTACGCCGGGCGCTCGACACGTTCGGACAGAAGAAGCGCCTCAACACGATGCGCCGGACCGCGATGGGCCGCAGCTTCGGCTGGGACAACTCGGCGGCTCACTACGCCGCCCTTTACGCCCGCGCCTTCGGCAACGCCGCCTCGCGCTGGCGCGCGGCCTGA
- the treS gene encoding maltose alpha-D-glucosyltransferase, which translates to MIDRSDPQWYRDAIIYQIHVKSFFDSNNDGIGDFAGLTQRLDYVRDLGVTAIWLMPFYPSPLRDDGYDIADYRDINPSYGTMEDFKAFVAAAHERGLRVITELVINHTSDQHPWFQRAREAPPGSPEREFYVWSDTDEPYKDTRIIFLDTEVSNWTWDPVAKQYFWHRFYSHQPDLNFDNPAVLEAVIEVMRYWLDMGVDGLRLDAIPYLIERDGTNCENLSETHDVIKAIRAALDASYPDRMLLAEANQWPEETAQYFGDGDECHMAFHFPLMPRMYMAIAREDRHPITDIMRQTPEIPEGCQWAIFLRNHDELTLEMVTAEERDYLWSFYAAERRARINLGIRRRLAPLLENDRRKIELMKSLVLSMPGTPVLYYGDEIGMGDNIYLGDRDGVRTPMQWSPDRNGGFSRANPQKLFLPSVQDPIYGFDAINVEAQTQSQTSLLNWTRRMIAIRNNSVALGRGAIQFLYPSNRKVLAWIREFEGERILCVANLSRAPQAVQLDLSELRSAVPIELTGGTEFPAIGELPYLLTLPAYGFYWFSLSSANTGAVGPQREAPELFTLVLTGGIESLVAGRERTAFERTVIPPFLASRRWFGAKGSRIKGVQIIDCAVLKEGDGEARFLLPRITVSLQNGDRHDYFVPVGVDEGREDETLMSYAVARVRRGPRTGLLYGAAGSSDFAISLIDGMRDGREIPTEQGKLVFSKTSAFDPEIAYEAGEVRRLSAEQSNTSIAIGSKMMLKLLRRLQPGTHPEVEVGRFLTEVAHFTNTPALLGTLEHVAEDGTRTALAVLQGYVLNQGDAWTVMLEGLRRDFETVVLAPESEAPQPEEAFSAHLRWADLLGRRTAELHRALATDSDDAAFQPETFGEDDLAVLARDARLQAERAFAGMKTVVERGLDRPNVVELYDRRREVESLIAALTQATPRGANKTRIHGDYHLGQVLVSEGDLVIVDFEGEPSRPAEERRAKSTPLRDVAGMLRSFAYGAETVIREIASRFADSEGRGRSAAVAWLGMINEAFLAGYADAVRESPAAVTDAETQDALLRLCLLIKALYEIDYEANNRPDWIEIPARGVLNILDERTKGA; encoded by the coding sequence ATGATCGATCGCAGCGATCCGCAATGGTACCGTGACGCCATCATCTACCAGATCCACGTCAAGTCGTTCTTCGACTCGAACAACGACGGGATCGGCGACTTCGCGGGGCTGACCCAGCGTCTCGACTACGTGCGCGATCTCGGCGTCACCGCGATCTGGCTGATGCCGTTCTATCCCTCGCCTCTGCGCGACGATGGCTACGACATCGCCGATTACCGGGACATCAACCCGTCCTACGGCACCATGGAGGACTTCAAGGCCTTCGTGGCGGCGGCGCACGAGCGCGGCCTGCGCGTCATCACCGAACTCGTCATCAACCACACCTCGGACCAGCATCCCTGGTTCCAGCGCGCCCGCGAAGCGCCTCCCGGCAGCCCCGAGCGTGAATTCTACGTCTGGTCGGACACCGACGAGCCGTACAAGGACACCCGCATCATCTTCCTTGACACCGAGGTGTCGAACTGGACCTGGGATCCGGTCGCCAAGCAGTATTTCTGGCACCGTTTCTACTCGCACCAGCCGGACCTGAACTTCGACAACCCGGCGGTGCTGGAAGCGGTCATCGAGGTGATGCGCTACTGGCTCGACATGGGCGTCGATGGCCTGCGCCTCGACGCGATCCCCTACCTGATCGAGCGCGACGGCACGAACTGCGAGAATCTTTCCGAGACCCACGACGTCATCAAGGCGATCCGCGCGGCGCTCGACGCGAGCTACCCGGATCGCATGCTGCTGGCCGAAGCGAACCAGTGGCCGGAGGAGACGGCGCAGTATTTCGGCGACGGTGACGAATGCCACATGGCATTCCACTTCCCGCTGATGCCGCGCATGTACATGGCGATCGCCCGCGAGGACCGGCACCCGATCACCGACATCATGCGCCAGACCCCGGAGATCCCGGAGGGCTGCCAGTGGGCCATCTTCCTGCGCAACCACGACGAGCTGACGCTCGAGATGGTCACCGCGGAGGAGCGCGATTACCTCTGGTCGTTCTACGCCGCCGAGCGGCGCGCCCGCATCAATCTCGGCATCCGCCGCCGCCTCGCGCCCTTGCTGGAGAACGACCGGCGCAAGATCGAGCTGATGAAGTCCCTCGTCCTGTCGATGCCCGGCACGCCAGTACTGTATTACGGCGACGAGATCGGCATGGGCGACAACATCTATCTGGGTGACCGCGACGGCGTGCGGACCCCGATGCAGTGGTCGCCCGACCGCAACGGCGGCTTCTCGCGCGCCAACCCGCAGAAGCTGTTCCTGCCCTCGGTGCAGGACCCGATCTACGGCTTCGACGCGATCAACGTCGAGGCGCAGACCCAGTCGCAGACGAGCCTGCTGAACTGGACGCGCCGTATGATCGCGATCCGCAACAACTCCGTCGCGCTCGGTCGCGGCGCGATCCAGTTCCTCTATCCGTCGAATCGCAAGGTGCTGGCCTGGATCCGCGAGTTCGAGGGCGAGCGCATCCTGTGCGTCGCGAACCTCTCGCGCGCGCCGCAGGCCGTGCAACTCGATCTGTCGGAGCTGCGCAGCGCCGTCCCGATCGAGCTGACCGGCGGCACGGAATTCCCGGCGATCGGCGAGCTGCCCTACCTGCTGACGCTGCCCGCCTACGGCTTCTACTGGTTCTCGCTCTCCTCGGCGAACACCGGCGCGGTCGGCCCGCAGCGCGAAGCGCCGGAGCTGTTCACTCTGGTGCTCACCGGCGGCATCGAGTCTCTGGTCGCGGGCCGCGAGCGCACCGCCTTCGAGCGAACCGTGATCCCGCCCTTCCTGGCGAGCCGCCGCTGGTTCGGTGCCAAGGGATCGCGCATCAAAGGCGTGCAGATCATCGATTGCGCGGTGCTGAAGGAGGGCGACGGCGAGGCGCGGTTCCTGCTGCCGCGCATCACGGTCAGCCTCCAGAACGGCGACCGGCATGATTACTTCGTGCCCGTCGGCGTGGACGAGGGCCGCGAGGACGAGACGCTGATGTCCTACGCGGTGGCGCGCGTGCGCCGCGGCCCGCGCACCGGCCTGCTCTACGGCGCGGCCGGCTCCAGCGACTTCGCGATCAGCCTGATCGACGGCATGCGCGACGGCCGCGAGATCCCGACCGAGCAGGGCAAGTTAGTCTTCTCGAAGACCTCCGCCTTCGATCCGGAGATCGCCTACGAGGCCGGCGAGGTGCGCCGCCTCTCGGCCGAGCAGAGCAACACCTCGATCGCCATCGGCTCGAAGATGATGCTGAAGCTGCTGCGCCGCCTGCAGCCGGGCACGCATCCCGAGGTCGAGGTCGGGCGCTTCCTCACCGAGGTCGCGCACTTCACCAACACCCCGGCGCTGCTGGGCACGCTGGAGCACGTCGCCGAGGACGGCACCCGCACCGCGCTCGCCGTGCTGCAGGGCTACGTCCTCAACCAGGGCGATGCCTGGACGGTGATGCTGGAGGGTCTGCGCCGCGATTTCGAGACCGTGGTGCTCGCCCCCGAGAGCGAGGCGCCCCAGCCCGAGGAGGCCTTCAGCGCGCATCTGCGCTGGGCCGACCTCCTCGGTCGCCGGACCGCCGAGCTGCACCGGGCGCTGGCGACCGACAGCGACGACGCGGCCTTTCAACCGGAGACCTTCGGCGAGGACGATCTCGCAGTGCTGGCCCGGGACGCTCGGCTCCAGGCCGAGCGCGCCTTCGCGGGCATGAAGACCGTGGTGGAGCGCGGGCTCGACCGGCCGAACGTCGTCGAACTCTACGATCGCCGCCGCGAGGTCGAATCGCTGATCGCCGCGCTCACCCAGGCAACGCCGCGCGGCGCCAACAAGACGCGGATCCACGGCGACTACCATCTGGGCCAGGTGCTGGTCTCCGAGGGCGATCTCGTCATCGTGGACTTCGAGGGCGAGCCATCGCGGCCCGCCGAGGAGCGCCGCGCCAAGTCGACGCCGCTGCGCGACGTCGCCGGCATGCTGCGCTCCTTCGCCTACGGCGCCGAGACGGTGATCCGCGAGATCGCGAGCCGCTTCGCCGACTCGGAGGGGCGCGGCCGCAGCGCCGCTGTCGCTTGGCTCGGCATGATCAACGAGGCGTTTCTGGCCGGCTACGCGGATGCCGTGCGGGAGAGCCCCGCCGCGGTGACCGACGCGGAGACGCAGGACGCTCTTCTTCGCCTCTGCCTCCTGATCAAGGCGCTCTACGAGATCGACTACGAGGCCAACAACCGTCCGGACTGGATCGAAATCCCGGCGCGCGGGGTTCTCAACATTCTGGACGAACGCACGAAAGGCGCTTGA